In Pseudomonadota bacterium, the genomic window TACGACCACGCGAACTGGCGGCGGGCGATTTGGTGTTTTTTCGAATCGGCCGCAAACGCAACGCGCATGTCGGCCTGTACACCGGCGACGGGGCATTCATCCACGCACCCTCAAGCGGTAGCCGGGTTCGCAAAGATCAGCTGGACGACCCCTACTGGAAGAAACGCTACGAGCGCGCCGGCCGCATTCCTGATCAGAACTGACGCGCGTGCGCCGGCGCGAATCGTCTAACCGCTAACGGGACTTGACCGCACTGATGGTTCGAACGACATCCAAAAACACGTTATTGACCTCAGTGACCTCGAACCCCGCGGCCTTCACGTTCGCGACCGTGTCGCGGTTCATGTCAGGGCCCACGCGGCGCGATAGCGGCGTCATGACATCCATCATCACGTTGAACGGAAAATACTTGCTGCCGGTGTGCTCGAACATGTGTAGCTCGCCACCCGGCTTGAGTACCCGTTTCAGGGAGCGCAGACCCTCCACCGGACGCGGAACCGAGCAAAACGTGCACGAAGTGAACACCTGATCGAAGGTTTCATCCTCAAAACTCATCTCGTGCACGTCCATCTCCAGCGCTTCCATCGTGCCGGGATAGGCAGCCACCCGCTCGGC contains:
- a CDS encoding class I SAM-dependent methyltransferase, whose amino-acid sequence is MDTATRNKWDRASATFDFMCGIGADKRWGYYKRQLYSKMGGGKILFLAVGTGLDIAFFPPGKDIVGIDISPKMLTHAAERVAAYPGTMEALEMDVHEMSFEDETFDQVFTSCTFCSVPRPVEGLRSLKRVLKPGGELHMFEHTGSKYFPFNVMMDVMTPLSRRVGPDMNRDTVANVKAAGFEVTEVNNVFLDVVRTISAVKSR